The following are from one region of the Anguilla rostrata isolate EN2019 chromosome 7, ASM1855537v3, whole genome shotgun sequence genome:
- the drd4-rs gene encoding dopamine receptor D4 related sequence, which translates to MINVTPSDSLEKVHVHYNFLALALGVPLILIIILGNVLVCLSVLTERSLKTATNYFIVSLAVADLLLAVLVLPLYVYSEFLGGIWTLNTYICDALMTMDVMLCTASILNLCAISVDRYIAVVVPLKYNRNQFSVRQLVLIAATWILSFVVASPVIFGLNRVPGRDASVCKLEDDNFVVYSSVCSFFVPCPVMLLLYYWMFRGLRRWSASRRSNLLQGERHFSLSLRNLRHNRRSKVKYLMPALSPSPGAAERAPIPAAENDLMTTHMDSASDGEAGERAAEGSPKQNGLRCRGSERGSHRKSSRVSGRERKAMKVLPVVVGVFLACWTPFFVVHVTKVLCTSCDIGPTLISVVTWLGYVNSAVNPIIYTAFNTEFRNVFHKLLCCQT; encoded by the exons ATGATCAATGTGACTCCCAGTGATTCACTTGAGAAGGTTCACGTCCACTACAATTTTCTGGCCCTGGCCTTGGGAGTCCCACTTATCCTGATCATTATCCTGGGGAATGTCctggtgtgtctgagtgtgctcaCAGAAAGGTCCCTGAAAACCGCCACCAACTACTTCATTGTCAGCCTGGCAGTGGCCGACCTCCTCCTAGCTGTGCTGGTCCTTCCCCTGTATGTTTACTCAGAG TTTCTGGGTGGCATTTGGACTCTGAACACGTACATCTGTGATGCCCTGATGACCATGGATGTGATGCTGTGTACCGCTTCCATTCTTAACCTATGTGCCATCAGCGTCGACAG GTACATAGCGGTGGTGGTCCCTTTGAAGTACAACAGGAATCAGTTCAGCGTGCGGCAGCTTGTCTTGATCGCGGCCACCTGGATCCTGTCTTTCGTGGTGGCTAGCCCCGTCATTTTCGGCCTGAACCGGGTCCCCGGCCGGGACGCCAGCGTGTGCAAGCTGGAGGACGACAACTTTGTGGTGTACTCGTCCGTCTGCTCCTTCTTCGTGCCTTGCCCCGTCATGCTGCTGCTGTACTACTGGATGTTCCGCGGCCTGAGGAGGTGGAGCGCCAGCCGGAGGTCCAACCTGCTCCAGGGCGAGCGCCACTTCTCCCTCAGCCTGAGGAACCTGCGGCACAACCGGAGGTCGAAGGTCAAGTACCTGATGCCCGCCCTCAGCCCCAGCCCCGGCGCGGCCGAGAGGGCGCCCATTCCCGCCGCCGAGAACGACCTGATGACCACCCACATGGACAGCGCGTCGGACGGCGAGGCCGGCGAGCGGGCCGCCGAGGGCAGCCCCAAGCAGAACGGGCTGAGGTGCCGCGGGTCCGAGAGGGGCTCGCACCGGAAGAGCAGCCGCGTGAGCGGCCGCGAGCGCAAGGCCATGAAGGTCCTGCCCGTCGTCGTAG gtgtattCCTGGCCTGCTGGACACCTTTCTTTGTGGTCCATGTCACCAAAGTTCTCTGCACGTCCTGTGACATCGGCCCAACGCTCATCTCCGTGGTGACGTGGCTCGGCTACGTCAACAGTGCAGTCAACCCCATCATCTACACTGCCTTCAACACCGAATTCAGGAATGTCTTTCACAAACTCTTGTGCTGTCAAACATAA